Proteins encoded by one window of Lacerta agilis isolate rLacAgi1 chromosome 11, rLacAgi1.pri, whole genome shotgun sequence:
- the SCAMP1 gene encoding secretory carrier-associated membrane protein 1 isoform X2 has protein sequence MNEFLFLHQIKDPSVTQVTRNVPPGLDEYNPFSDSRTPPPGNVKVPNVPSTQPAIMKPTEEPPAYTQIAKEHALAQAELLKRQEELERKAAELDRREREIQSLNQQGGRKNNWPPLPGNFPVGPCFYQDFSVDIPVEFQKTVKIMYYLWMFHAVTLFLNIFGCLAWFCLQPIRGVDFGLSILWFLLFTPCSFVCWYRPLYGAFRSDSSFRFFVFFFVYICQFAVHVLQAAGFQGWGNCGWISSLTGLNLSIPVGIMMIIIAALFTASAVISLVMFKKVHGLYRTTGASFEKAQQEFATGVMSNKTVQTAAANAASTAATSAAQNAFKGNQI, from the exons ATGAATGAGTTTCTATTTCTACATCAAATAAAG GATCCTTCAGTTACACAAGTGACGAGAAATGTTCCTCCAGGATTAGATGAGTATAACCCTTTCTCAGATTCAAGAACA CCACCACCAGGAAATGTCAAAGTTCCCAATGTGCCCAGTACGCAGCCAGCTATAATGAAACCAACTGAGGAACCACCTGCTTACACACAGATTGCAAAG gaACATGCCTTGGCCCAGGCTGAACTCCTTAAGCGTCAAGAAGAATTAGAAAGAAAAGCAGCTGAACTAGATCGCAGGGAAAGAGAGATACAGAGTCTCAACCAGCAGGGAG GAAGAAAGAACAATTGGCCTCCACTACCTGGAAATTTCCCAGTGGGACCCTGTTTTTACCAGGATTTCTCTGTAGACATTCCTGTAGAATTCCAGAAGACAGTAAAGATTATGTACTACTTGTGGATGT TTCATGCAGTGACGCTGTTTCTTAACATCTTTGGGTGTCTGGCCTGGTTTTGCCTACAGCCCATTCGAGGAGTTGACTTCGGATTGAGTATTCTCTGGTTCTTGCTTTTTACTCCTTGTTCATTTGTCTGCTGGTACAGACCACTTTATGGAGCCTTCAG gAGTGACAGTTCTTTCAGATTCTTCGTTTTCTTTTTTGTGTACATTTGTCAATTTGCTGTGCATGTACTCCAGGCTGCAGGATTCCAAGGATGGGGCAATTG TGGATGGATTTCATCCCTCACTGGGCTCAATCTTAGTATTCCAGTAGGCATTATGATGATAATCATAGCAGCACTTTTCACAGCATCTGCTGTCATCTCACTAGTAATGTTTAAAAAG GTACATGGTCTCTACCGCACAACTGGAGCAAGTTTTGAGAAGGCCCAACAAGAATTTGCAACAGGAGTGATGTCCAACAAAACTGTACAAACTGCTGCAGCCAATGCTGCATCAACAGCAGCAACTAGTGCTGCTCAAAACGCTTTCAAGGGTAACCAAATATAg
- the SCAMP1 gene encoding secretory carrier-associated membrane protein 1 isoform X1, which produces MSDFDSNPFADPDLNNPFKDPSVTQVTRNVPPGLDEYNPFSDSRTPPPGNVKVPNVPSTQPAIMKPTEEPPAYTQIAKEHALAQAELLKRQEELERKAAELDRREREIQSLNQQGGRKNNWPPLPGNFPVGPCFYQDFSVDIPVEFQKTVKIMYYLWMFHAVTLFLNIFGCLAWFCLQPIRGVDFGLSILWFLLFTPCSFVCWYRPLYGAFRSDSSFRFFVFFFVYICQFAVHVLQAAGFQGWGNCGWISSLTGLNLSIPVGIMMIIIAALFTASAVISLVMFKKVHGLYRTTGASFEKAQQEFATGVMSNKTVQTAAANAASTAATSAAQNAFKGNQI; this is translated from the exons GATCCTTCAGTTACACAAGTGACGAGAAATGTTCCTCCAGGATTAGATGAGTATAACCCTTTCTCAGATTCAAGAACA CCACCACCAGGAAATGTCAAAGTTCCCAATGTGCCCAGTACGCAGCCAGCTATAATGAAACCAACTGAGGAACCACCTGCTTACACACAGATTGCAAAG gaACATGCCTTGGCCCAGGCTGAACTCCTTAAGCGTCAAGAAGAATTAGAAAGAAAAGCAGCTGAACTAGATCGCAGGGAAAGAGAGATACAGAGTCTCAACCAGCAGGGAG GAAGAAAGAACAATTGGCCTCCACTACCTGGAAATTTCCCAGTGGGACCCTGTTTTTACCAGGATTTCTCTGTAGACATTCCTGTAGAATTCCAGAAGACAGTAAAGATTATGTACTACTTGTGGATGT TTCATGCAGTGACGCTGTTTCTTAACATCTTTGGGTGTCTGGCCTGGTTTTGCCTACAGCCCATTCGAGGAGTTGACTTCGGATTGAGTATTCTCTGGTTCTTGCTTTTTACTCCTTGTTCATTTGTCTGCTGGTACAGACCACTTTATGGAGCCTTCAG gAGTGACAGTTCTTTCAGATTCTTCGTTTTCTTTTTTGTGTACATTTGTCAATTTGCTGTGCATGTACTCCAGGCTGCAGGATTCCAAGGATGGGGCAATTG TGGATGGATTTCATCCCTCACTGGGCTCAATCTTAGTATTCCAGTAGGCATTATGATGATAATCATAGCAGCACTTTTCACAGCATCTGCTGTCATCTCACTAGTAATGTTTAAAAAG GTACATGGTCTCTACCGCACAACTGGAGCAAGTTTTGAGAAGGCCCAACAAGAATTTGCAACAGGAGTGATGTCCAACAAAACTGTACAAACTGCTGCAGCCAATGCTGCATCAACAGCAGCAACTAGTGCTGCTCAAAACGCTTTCAAGGGTAACCAAATATAg